One region of Salvelinus namaycush isolate Seneca chromosome 3, SaNama_1.0, whole genome shotgun sequence genomic DNA includes:
- the LOC120044792 gene encoding basic proline-rich protein-like — PPPPPPPPPPPPSPPPPPPPPPPPPPPPPPPPPPPPPPPPPPPPPPPPPPPPPPPPPPPPPPPPPPPPPPPPPPPPPPPPPPPPPPPPPPPPPPPPPPPPPPPPPPPPPPPPPPPPPPPPTPPSPPPPPPPPPPPHPPPPPPPPPPPPPPPPPHPPPPPPPPPPPPPPPPPPPPPPPPPPPPPPPPPPPPPPPPPPPPPPPPPPPPPPPPPPPPPPPPPPPPPPPPPPPPPPPPPPPPPPPPPPPPPPPPPPPPPPPPPPPPPPPTPPPPPPPPPTPPPPPPPPPPPPPTPPPPPPPPPPPPPPPPPPPPPPPPPPPPPPPPPPPPPPPPPPPPPPPPPPPPPPPPPPPPPPPPPPPPPPPPPPPPPPPPPPPPPPPPPPPPPPPPPPPPPPTPPRPPPPPLPPPPPPPPPPPPPPPPPPPPPPPPPPPPPPPPTPPPPPPPPPPPPPPAALSPPPPPPPPPPPPPPPPPPPPPPPPPPPPTPPPPPPPPPPPPPPPPPPPPPPPPHPPPPTP; from the exons cccccccccccccccccccccccccccccccccccctcccccccccccccccccccaccccccccaccccccccccccccccccccacccccccccccccccccccccccccccccccccccaccccccccccccccccccccacccccccccccccccccccccccccccccccccccccccccccccccccccccccccccccccccccccccccccccaccccccccccccccccccccccccccccccccccccccccccccccccccccccccacccccccccccccccccccccccccccccccccccccccccccccccccccccccccccccccccccccccccccccccccacccccccatccccccccccccccccacccccccccccccccccccaccccccccccccccccccccccccaccccccccccccccccccccccccccccacccccccccccccccccccccccccccccccccccccccccccccccccccccccccaccccccccccccccaccccccccccccccccccccccccccccccccccccccacccccccccccaccccccccccccccccccccccccccccccccccccccccccccccccccccccccccccccccccccccccccccccccccccccccc cccccccccccccccccccccccccccccccccccccccccccccccccccccccccccccccccccccccccccccccccccccccccccccccccccccccccccccccccccccccccacccccccccccccccccccccccccccccacccccccccccccacccccccccccacccccccccccccccacccccccccccccccccccccccccccccccccccccccccccccccccccccccacccccccccccccccccaccccccccccccccccccccccccccccccccccccccccccccccccccccccccccccccccccccccccccccccccccccccccccccccccccccccccccccccccccccccccccccccccccccccccccccccccccccccccccccccccccccccccccccccccccccccccccccccccccccccccccccccccccccccccccccccccacccccccccacccccccccgacccccccccccccccctcccccccccccccccccccccccccccccccccccccccccccccccccccccccccccccccccccccccccccccccccccccccccccccccccacaccccccccccccccccccccccccccccccccccccccccccgctgccctcagcccccccccccccccccccccccccccccccccccccccccccccccccccccccccccccccccccccccccccccccccccccacccccccccccccccccccacccccccccccccccccacccccccccccccccccccccccccccccccccccccacccccccccccccaccccc